Proteins co-encoded in one Cydia strobilella chromosome 14, ilCydStro3.1, whole genome shotgun sequence genomic window:
- the LOC134747177 gene encoding uncharacterized protein LOC134747177 codes for MSNFQRTRSKVWWGDSPPNIGSPVAQPADWNHNRAQDDWEPQLPHWIANQPEQERNVSVENIAQPNAVQNQWPLRHGSPGSHKSQDSGFSDSDSSPPPSQYYPSPEDSKNKSASSSDSNNNENITVKQAIDFQSTPSQDVVDAKVLEVSGMKTPVPKPRNRSSSLIQTPYDLQKYYEIHNDEEHMELLKDKEHEDKYPSPKNINVEDSQKDKTSKNITPKNAKANGGKENTNLNVSNKVNNPNNSAILRDTKDVPVKNINVISPSKKYPVKKSFVSSTESDSSKVIKVAKVKDLETSKNKSDESLEYIKLADNNEIAVNNQPRNRTPISNISYTPTERSTATKPKYKRSISNEDNLPITTTPKFERNRLNKSLNFEAQRLDQQILDIQDSYHSLGYIDEEPAKEDKDEVHKPANALLGKNIMDSLHLKPSKKPGPKSKQRMATKSERNKDIFRIFPGKKEKPGIVETHAGGILNGSRVPSLGLPRTQEQNSWVIVGYPEQEMLLPNYNERLVGTDSNINLRAKDSEGDDNHVRISRISPPPQFQDKLKIPYDTDSKTDRNLSHDTKREKLKEDEPNFSDVQCNLACTSTPKMLAPHEYMKGAPSRSSAKNPRRVNLLENFNSGLVLNNQNEILYRERSIDQTALERICERKPEPVQYWLCDLVGSCENECMTTLQSKPLGAEMKAMVSASSATITGNIKKVQTHGQIIVHQYSDVIRQLEANTPNEEQICLLVANINEFVLAHSITLNTKPPGETPERWDKIKKSLQLYLQKLIDIGEDVKVELNESTIECSVVLKHLESLSGIFLETTKAVLVQQMKTLVSIIEEPPSDMILKSTLTSIGHLAMLSDRSEGSLHDKCSKIMKSITELPFVECGVPRALLTAIIESNKSSIKALSLRALATVCVTGDAVKQFEEGGGIEILSDILSDKTNPEPQMREAITVLTQITAPWLRGHYDLTQLHVYLDSIVENITGILTRTECCQLLLLCTACLVNMVRELELEQQDQQNQKSDIVAVITKHRTTERLLDAVKRRGSNISVFLQEQTASYLASLSRVPRCVLALSCSWATCAALVCFARVAPAHAPRVAELRAQARLHAHAAEAISRLSVVPDVAHQIVQLEGVPHLTRLVRLQRTRPHLDVDPDQTLIYCLKALRTIYKHHPHAFADMKTEVEEMIRPHLMESLMLFSAKQESYV; via the exons ATGTCCAACTTCCAACGAACGCGAAGTAAAGTATGGTGGGGAGATTCACCGCCAAACATCGGCAGCCCAGTGGCGCAGCCGGCGGACTGGAACCATAACAGGGCCCAGGACGACTGGGAGCCTCAGCTGCCACACTGGATCGCCAACCAGCCCGAACAAGAGAGGAACGTCAGCGTCGAAAATATTGCGCAGCCCAATGCAGTTCAGAACCAGTGGCCCCTGCGCCACGGCAGCCCCGGCAGTCACAAGAGCCAAGACTCGGGGTTCTCAGACTCTGACAGCTCTCCACCTCCTTCACAATACTACCCCTCCCCTGAAGACTCTAAAAACAAATCAGCAAGCAGCAGCGATTCCAATAACAATGAAAATATCACTGTCAAACAAGCCATCGATTTTCAAAGCACTCCCAGCCAAGACGTTGTTGATGCAAAAGTATTAGAAGTTAGTGGGATGAAGACGCCGGTGCCCAAGCCGAGGAACCGAAGCAGCAGTCTCATACAGACTCCTTACGACTTGcagaaatattatgaaatacatAATGATGAAGAACATATGGAACTCCTAAAGGATAAGGAACATGAAGACAAATATCCTAGcccaaaaaatattaacgttgaAGATTCGCAAAAAGATAAAACGTCTAAAAATATAACTCCTAAAAATGCCAAAGCTAACGGTggtaaagaaaatacaaatctTAATGTAAGCAATAAAGTAAATAACCCAAATAACAGTGCAATACTCAGAGATACCAAAGATGTAccggtaaaaaatataaatgttattagTCCGTCTAAGAAATATCCAGTAAAAAAGTCATTCGTATCAAGTACAGAGAGTGATAGTTCAAAAGTTATCAAAGTTGCAAAAGTTAAAGATTTAGaaacaagtaaaaataaatcTGATGAAAGTTTAGAATACATAAAACTAGCCGACAACAATGAGATCGCAGTTAATAACCAGCCGAGGAACAGAACTCCTATTTCTAACATATCTTACACACCAACAGAAAGGAGTACAGCAACAAAACCTAAATACAAACGTAGCATTTCCAATGAAGATAACCTTCCAATTACAACTACACCAAAATTCGAAAGAAATAGGCTAAACAAATCACTTAACTTTGAAGCACAGAGGTTAGACCAGCAAATACTTGATATTCAAGACAGCTACCATTCTTTAGGATACATTGACGAGGAACCGGCAAAAGAAGACAAAGATGAAGTCCATAAACCTGCCAATGCTTTGTTGGGCAAAAACATCATGGACAGTCTCCATCTTAAACCTTCAAAGAAACCTGGTCCTAAATCTAAACAACGAATGGCAACAAAGAGTGAAAGAAACAAAGATATATTCAGGATATTTCCAGGAAAGAAAGAGAAGCCAGGCATCGTTGAAACTCATGCCGGTGGTATCTTAAATGGAAGTAGAGTACCCTCTCTCGGTCTGCCGAGAACACAGGAACAAAACTCGTGGGTCATTGTCGGTTACCCAGAACAAGAAATGTTACTTCCCAATTACAATGAAAGGTTAGTGGGTACTGATAGCAACATTAACTTAAGGGCTAAAGACTCGGAAGGAGACGATAATCACGTCAGAATAAGTCGGATATCACCTCCACCACAATTTCAAGACAAACTGAAAATTCCATACGACACAGATTCTAAAACAGACAGGAATTTATCACACGATACGAAACGGGAGAAGTTAAAAGAAGATGAGCCGAATTTTTCAGACGTCCAATGTAATCTAGCCTGTACATCTACGCCAAAAATGCTAGCTCCTCATGAATACATGAAAGGGGCCCCATCAAGGAGTTCCGCTAAGAATCCTCGTAGAGTGAATCTGTTAGAAAATTTTAATAGCGG CTTAGTATTGAACAatcaaaatgaaattttataccGAGAGAGAAGCATAGACCAGACAGCTTTGGAGCGAATTTGTGAGAGAAAGCCAGAGCCGGTCCAATACTGGTTATGCGACCTAGTCGGCTCGTGTGAGAACGAGTGCATGACGACGCTGCAGAGCAAGCCGCTGGGAGCGGAGATGAAGGCCATGGTGTCCGCTAGTTCTGCCACTATTACAGGGAATATTAAGAAAGTGCAGACTCATGGACAGATTATAGTGCATCAGTACAGTGATGTCATCCG GCAACTTGAAGCCAACACTCCAAACGAAGAACAGATCTGCCTCCTAGTAGCAAACATCAACGAGTTCGTCCTAGCACACAGCATAACCCTAAACACGAAGCCTCCAGGAGAAACGCCAGAACGATGGGACAAGATCAAGAAGTCACTACAACTGTACTTACAGAAACTCATAGACATCGGGGAAGACGTGAAAGTGGAACTTAACGAGAGCACGATAGAATGCAGCGTGGTGCTAAAGCATTTAGAATCTTTGAGTGGGATTTTCTTAGAAACTACCAAAGCGGTTTTGGTACAGCAAATGAAG ACGCTAGTATCGATAATCGAAGAGCCACCATCGGACATGATTCTAAAGAGCACTCTGACTTCCATCGGTCACCTAGCCATGCTGAGTGACCGTTCCGAAGGCTCGCTCCACGACAAATGCTCCAAAATCATGAAGAGCATCACAGAGCTCCCGTTCGTAGAATGCGGAGTGCCTAGAGCGTTATTAACGGCTATTATTGAGAGCAATAAGAGCTCTATTAAAGCGTTGTCACTGAGAGCGCTGGCTACTGTGTGTGTTACTGGGGATGCGGTGAAACAGTTTGAAGAG GGTGGCGGCATCGAGATCCTCTCAGATATCCTCTCTGACAAAACCAACCCTGAACCTCAGATGCGTGAGGCCATCACGGTGCTCACCCAGATCACCGCGCCCTGGCTTAGGGGGCACTACGATCTGACGCAGCTACATGTATACTTGGATTCCATCGTGGAGAATATTACAG gcATCCTGACCCGCACGGAATGCTGCCAGCTCCTCCTGCTCTGCACAGCGTGCCTCGTTAATATGGTGCGAGAGCTGGAATTGGAGCAGCAGGACCAGCAAAACCAGAAGTCCGACATAGTCGCGGTCATCACCAAGCACCGCACTACGGAGCGCCTGCTGGACGCCGTCAAGCGGCGTGGGTCTAACATCTCCGTGTTCTTACAG GAGCAAACGGCATCGTACCTAGCGTCCCTCTCCCGCGTGCCGCGCTGCGTGCTAGCGCTATCCTGCTCGTGGGCGACGTGTGCGGCGCTCGTGTGCTTCGCGCGCGTCGCAcccgcgcacgcgccgcgcgtcgccgagctgcgcgcgcagGCTCGTCTGCATGCGCATGCCGCTGAGGCTATCTCTAG ACTATCAGTAGTCCCCGACGTGGCCCACCAGATAGTGCAACTGGAAGGCGTCCCGCACCTAACCCGGCTGGTCAGGCTGCAGCGGACGCGGCCGCACCTCGACGTCGACCCCGACCAGACCCTCATCTACTGCCTCAAGGCACTACGCACCATCTACAAACACCATCCACACGCCTTCGCGGATATGAAGACGGAGGTGGAGGAGATGATCAGGCCACATTTGATGGAGTCGCTTATGCTTTTTTCGGCTAAGCAGGAAAGCTATGTCTAA